The following proteins are encoded in a genomic region of Chryseobacterium cucumeris:
- a CDS encoding TonB-dependent receptor codes for MKLINKSMLTAVITLSTASVYYAQQVQDSTKIKSNDIEQVVLTGVADIAKDRKTPVAVSTIKEAQIVEKLGNQEFPEILNTTPSVYATKGGGGFGDSKLNIRGFNQNNIAVMVNGMPVNDMEGGSVYWSNWAGLSDVTSAMQVQRGLGSSKLAIASVGGTVNILTRAADKKQGGIVSLGVGNNDYVKSLFAYNTGKSEKGWSSSFLMSRTAGSMYADGTKFEGYNYYFALGYKKPGGNHDFQFTITGAPQWHNQRSYAIAISDYIKFNPDHDGTPDRKYNSDWGYLNGRQYSARVNYYHKPVLSLNWDWTLSEKSKLNTVLYGSFGRGGGTNTTGSANGKSLSTFRDQNTGLYNFDNVVAANQASTPDKGVLIRNASINSHNWFGLISSFNHTINDNFKFSAGVDARYYYGYHYQVVTDLLGASGYIDKNNKNIPPNLVTAVSKPEASWNPFGGKIDNINNQIGYSNDGEVLWYGAFGQFEYTNDKISAFVQGSVSNQGFQRIDNFIVDGVTKSKKGEIMNTKTGFKNLFGYNIKAGVNYNINEQHNVFGNVGYYEKQPFFNAVYRSNENIVSPDLTNEKIFGVELGYGFRSANFNANVNLYRTTWDDRYLRRSNLRDLVAGKTAYVEMNGLNEVHMGVEVDANYNLNKILTINGMFSIGDWYYKGNATATLFEDSTNQPLNFPGSTSNEATLYLDKVKVGDAAQMTAALGVTVKPIRNLSFDATWRNTNNLYASLDAFNFRTQAAAQKGTLELPSYNLFDLGLSYRINLNNKQQYFTIRGNVYNLFDTTYIAESNTNTHANLTAQEYAEIKGGTVAGLAKEYAAYQAAGNYKGISQTNQVFFGFGRTWAATLSFNF; via the coding sequence ATGAAATTAATCAACAAATCGATGCTAACTGCAGTAATTACTTTATCTACAGCTAGTGTCTATTATGCTCAACAGGTTCAGGACTCTACAAAAATTAAGTCCAATGATATTGAACAAGTTGTATTAACTGGTGTTGCAGATATCGCCAAGGATAGAAAGACTCCAGTAGCAGTTTCAACAATTAAAGAAGCACAGATTGTTGAAAAATTAGGTAACCAGGAGTTTCCTGAGATCCTAAACACAACTCCATCCGTTTATGCTACTAAAGGAGGTGGTGGTTTTGGAGACTCTAAACTAAATATTAGAGGATTTAACCAAAACAATATTGCCGTAATGGTAAACGGTATGCCAGTAAATGATATGGAAGGAGGATCAGTTTATTGGTCAAACTGGGCAGGACTATCTGATGTAACTTCTGCAATGCAGGTACAGAGAGGACTTGGGTCTTCCAAATTAGCAATTGCGTCTGTGGGTGGCACTGTAAATATTCTTACAAGAGCTGCCGACAAAAAACAAGGTGGAATAGTTTCTCTGGGAGTTGGTAACAATGACTATGTAAAATCTCTTTTTGCATACAATACAGGAAAATCTGAAAAAGGATGGTCTTCTTCATTTCTAATGTCCAGAACTGCAGGTTCTATGTATGCGGACGGAACCAAGTTTGAAGGATATAACTATTATTTTGCATTAGGATACAAAAAACCGGGAGGTAATCATGATTTTCAATTTACCATTACTGGGGCACCTCAATGGCATAACCAAAGGTCATATGCTATTGCTATTTCCGATTATATAAAATTCAACCCTGATCATGATGGAACTCCAGACAGAAAATATAACTCAGATTGGGGCTATCTGAATGGAAGACAGTATTCAGCAAGAGTAAACTATTATCATAAGCCTGTATTATCCTTAAACTGGGACTGGACACTGAGTGAAAAGTCTAAACTTAACACGGTATTATATGGTTCTTTTGGTAGAGGAGGAGGAACAAACACTACCGGTTCTGCCAATGGAAAGAGCTTAAGTACTTTTAGAGATCAGAATACCGGATTATATAATTTTGATAATGTTGTTGCAGCTAACCAAGCGTCTACACCAGATAAAGGAGTGCTTATCAGAAATGCATCTATTAATTCACACAACTGGTTTGGTTTAATTTCAAGCTTCAACCACACCATCAATGATAACTTTAAGTTCTCTGCGGGTGTTGATGCAAGATACTATTATGGATACCATTACCAGGTAGTAACTGATCTACTAGGTGCAAGCGGATATATTGATAAAAATAACAAAAACATTCCACCTAACTTAGTAACAGCAGTATCCAAACCAGAAGCTAGCTGGAATCCATTTGGCGGAAAAATTGACAATATAAATAATCAAATTGGCTATAGCAATGATGGGGAAGTACTTTGGTATGGAGCTTTTGGCCAGTTCGAATATACAAATGATAAAATCTCTGCGTTCGTTCAAGGGTCTGTATCTAACCAAGGATTTCAAAGAATTGATAACTTTATTGTTGATGGAGTTACAAAATCAAAGAAAGGAGAAATTATGAATACTAAAACAGGTTTCAAAAATCTGTTCGGATACAATATCAAGGCTGGAGTTAATTACAATATTAACGAACAACACAATGTTTTTGGGAATGTTGGATACTATGAAAAACAGCCGTTTTTCAATGCAGTATACAGAAGTAATGAGAACATCGTTTCTCCGGATCTTACAAATGAAAAAATATTTGGTGTAGAATTAGGGTACGGTTTCAGATCTGCAAATTTCAACGCTAATGTTAACTTATACAGAACAACTTGGGATGACAGATATCTTAGAAGATCTAACCTAAGAGATCTTGTTGCAGGTAAGACGGCTTATGTAGAAATGAATGGACTGAATGAAGTTCACATGGGAGTGGAAGTAGATGCTAACTATAATCTTAATAAAATATTAACCATCAATGGTATGTTCTCTATAGGAGACTGGTACTATAAAGGAAATGCAACTGCTACTCTTTTTGAAGACAGCACAAACCAGCCACTTAACTTCCCTGGAAGCACAAGTAACGAAGCTACATTATACCTAGATAAAGTAAAAGTTGGTGACGCAGCACAAATGACAGCTGCTTTAGGAGTAACAGTAAAACCTATTAGAAACCTAAGCTTCGATGCTACATGGAGAAATACAAACAATCTGTACGCTAGTTTAGATGCTTTCAATTTCAGAACTCAAGCTGCTGCTCAAAAAGGTACATTAGAATTACCTAGCTACAATTTGTTTGATTTAGGACTTTCATATAGAATCAACCTAAACAACAAACAACAGTACTTCACGATTAGAGGTAATGTTTATAACTTATTCGATACAACATACATCGCTGAATCAAATACAAATACTCACGCCAACCTTACAGCACAGGAATATGCTGAAATCAAAGGTGGAACAGTTGCTGGTCTTGCTAAAGAATATGCAGCTTACCAGGCAGCAGGCAATTACAAAGGAATCAGCCAAACTAACCAGGTATTCTTCGGATTCGGAAGAACCTGGGCAGCAACATTATCATTCAATTTCTAA
- a CDS encoding aspartate-semialdehyde dehydrogenase: MKVAVVGSTGMVGQVMLKVLEERNFPVTELIPVASERSVGKKVKYKQKEFTIVSMKDAIAAKPDIAIFSAGGSTSLEFAPLFAEAGTTVIDNSSAWRMDPDKKLVVPEINADVLTKEDKIIANPNCSTIQLVMVLGPLNKKYDLKRVIVSTYQSVTGTGKAAVDQLNGEISGDETTEKVYPYQIFKNALPHCDVFADDDYTKEEIKLMKEPKKILGDDTFNLTATAVRVPVQGGHSESVNIEFENEFELDEVRKILSETPGVIVMDDVKNNHYPMPLYSEGKDEVFVGRIRRDLSQPKTLNLWIVADNLRKGAATNAVQIAEYLVANNLV; this comes from the coding sequence ATGAAAGTAGCTGTAGTAGGTTCAACAGGAATGGTTGGACAAGTTATGCTTAAAGTTTTGGAGGAGAGAAACTTCCCTGTAACAGAATTAATTCCGGTAGCATCCGAAAGATCTGTAGGCAAGAAGGTGAAGTATAAACAGAAGGAATTTACCATCGTAAGCATGAAGGACGCTATAGCTGCCAAACCGGATATTGCTATTTTCTCTGCAGGTGGATCTACTTCGCTTGAATTCGCTCCTCTGTTTGCAGAAGCAGGAACAACAGTAATTGATAATTCTTCTGCCTGGAGAATGGATCCTGATAAAAAATTAGTCGTTCCTGAAATCAATGCTGATGTTTTAACAAAAGAAGATAAAATCATCGCAAATCCGAATTGTTCTACCATTCAATTGGTAATGGTTCTTGGGCCATTGAACAAAAAATATGATTTAAAAAGAGTAATCGTTTCTACTTACCAGTCTGTAACAGGAACAGGTAAAGCTGCTGTAGACCAGTTAAACGGTGAAATAAGTGGAGATGAAACTACTGAAAAAGTATATCCTTATCAGATCTTCAAAAATGCATTACCACACTGTGATGTATTTGCTGATGATGATTACACAAAAGAAGAGATCAAACTGATGAAGGAGCCTAAGAAGATTTTAGGAGACGATACCTTTAACTTAACAGCAACTGCTGTAAGAGTTCCGGTTCAGGGAGGACATTCTGAAAGTGTAAACATCGAATTCGAAAATGAATTCGAACTGGATGAAGTAAGAAAAATCTTATCTGAAACTCCTGGTGTCATTGTAATGGATGATGTGAAAAACAACCACTACCCGATGCCTCTTTATTCAGAAGGAAAAGACGAAGTTTTCGTTGGAAGGATCAGAAGAGATCTGTCACAGCCTAAAACGCTCAACCTCTGGATCGTTGCAGACAATCTGAGGAAAGGAGCAGCAACAAACGCTGTACAAATTGCAGAATACCTGGTAGCAAACAACTTAGTATAA
- a CDS encoding cation diffusion facilitator family transporter, with amino-acid sequence MNTQKSTHKEKIGFQKLIATFGIILFIGKIIAWKLTNSDAVFSDAMESIVNVISAFMGLYSLHLAAKPKDEDHPYGHGKVEFVTSGIEGALIAIAGVMIIYEGIHSLIVGKTLSKIDLGIWIIAATAVINYLLGYISIKKGERENSLVLISSGKHLQSDTITTLGVVASLIIVYFTKIYWLDSVVALSFGLYIIFVGYKIVRKSLSGIMDEQDPEILNQVIKILEENRQTEWIDVHNMKIQQFGSSLHIDAHITLPWYYDLRDAHDEMEKVIILLAKNIKRTIEFNFHMDDCKPISCPVCQIKDCPVREKDFVKRVEWTPENVTSVDKHTIIEEE; translated from the coding sequence ATGAACACCCAGAAAAGTACCCACAAAGAGAAAATAGGATTTCAAAAGCTTATTGCCACATTTGGAATCATCCTTTTTATCGGAAAGATCATTGCCTGGAAACTGACTAATTCTGATGCTGTTTTTTCTGATGCCATGGAAAGCATCGTTAATGTCATCAGTGCATTTATGGGATTATATTCACTTCATTTAGCGGCTAAACCTAAAGATGAAGACCATCCTTATGGCCATGGGAAAGTAGAATTTGTAACTTCGGGTATAGAGGGCGCCCTTATCGCTATTGCCGGTGTTATGATCATTTATGAAGGGATTCATAGTCTTATTGTAGGGAAAACGCTAAGCAAAATTGATCTTGGGATCTGGATTATTGCTGCCACAGCAGTTATTAATTATCTGCTGGGATATATCTCTATTAAAAAAGGAGAAAGAGAAAATTCTCTGGTTCTTATTTCATCCGGAAAGCATCTTCAGTCCGATACCATTACAACTCTCGGAGTAGTTGCCAGTTTAATTATTGTTTACTTCACCAAAATCTATTGGCTGGATTCTGTAGTAGCATTAAGTTTTGGGCTTTACATCATATTCGTAGGCTATAAAATCGTTCGAAAATCTCTGAGTGGCATTATGGATGAACAGGATCCTGAAATATTAAATCAGGTGATTAAAATCCTTGAAGAAAACAGACAAACAGAATGGATTGATGTGCACAATATGAAAATCCAGCAATTCGGTTCCTCCTTACATATTGATGCCCATATTACCCTGCCGTGGTATTATGACCTTCGTGATGCTCATGATGAAATGGAAAAAGTAATTATTCTCCTTGCCAAAAACATTAAACGTACGATTGAATTCAATTTTCATATGGATGACTGTAAACCAATTTCATGCCCGGTATGCCAGATCAAGGACTGCCCTGTCCGCGAAAAAGATTTCGTCAAACGTGTAGAATGGACTCCGGAAAATGTAACGAGTGTCGATAAACACACAATTATTGAGGAAGAATAA
- a CDS encoding exosortase F system-associated membrane protein → MKILSWFLVIAGVCGLIGVRALEGTLFYDPFLDYFHEANKHIEFPAFEWGRLIAGHVFRFILNLFFSCLIIYGLFRNKDWTIQGAVMMIVVFVITLPIYLYCIHSKFEIGYLFSFYMRRFVIQPLIILLIVPMFYYRKQMISKESRKS, encoded by the coding sequence ATGAAAATTCTTAGCTGGTTTCTGGTGATCGCAGGCGTATGCGGATTGATAGGAGTAAGAGCTTTGGAAGGAACTCTTTTTTATGACCCTTTTTTAGACTACTTTCACGAAGCCAATAAACATATTGAATTCCCTGCCTTCGAATGGGGAAGACTGATTGCTGGTCATGTTTTCAGGTTTATTTTAAATCTTTTTTTTTCCTGTCTGATTATTTACGGCTTATTCAGAAATAAAGACTGGACAATACAGGGAGCAGTGATGATGATTGTCGTCTTTGTCATTACATTACCGATTTATCTGTATTGCATTCATAGTAAATTTGAAATAGGATATCTTTTTTCCTTTTATATGAGGAGATTCGTGATTCAGCCATTAATTATACTGCTGATTGTTCCGATGTTTTATTACAGAAAACAGATGATCAGTAAAGAAAGCAGGAAAAGCTAA
- the xrtF gene encoding exosortase family protein XrtF gives MLKDFKPVLGILLRFIVIYLVLLFAYQFYLNSGKDSGLDSFSRMIASQVTSLQNAIGYPTELYDDVKNEQVWFYVKQNYVTRMVEGCNAVSVIILFVSFVFAFYKGMKTFVFVGAGLVLLYMINLLRIVGLNIVMSDHKEYGKMFHDFIFPAIIYGSVVVLWLIWIKFFALKHENS, from the coding sequence ATGCTGAAAGACTTTAAACCTGTTTTAGGTATTTTATTGCGTTTTATTGTTATCTACCTGGTGTTGCTTTTTGCCTATCAGTTTTATCTGAATAGTGGGAAAGACTCCGGATTGGATTCTTTTTCAAGAATGATTGCCAGTCAGGTAACTTCTCTGCAGAACGCGATAGGTTATCCTACAGAACTTTATGACGATGTAAAGAACGAGCAGGTTTGGTTTTATGTTAAACAGAATTATGTGACGAGAATGGTGGAAGGGTGCAATGCCGTTTCTGTCATCATTTTATTTGTATCTTTTGTTTTTGCCTTTTATAAGGGAATGAAAACTTTTGTTTTTGTGGGAGCAGGACTAGTGTTATTATACATGATAAACCTTTTGAGAATAGTAGGGTTAAATATCGTGATGTCCGACCATAAGGAATATGGAAAGATGTTTCACGATTTTATTTTTCCTGCTATTATTTATGGAAGTGTAGTTGTCCTTTGGCTGATCTGGATTAAATTTTTTGCCTTAAAACATGAAAATTCTTAG
- a CDS encoding aminoglycoside phosphotransferase family protein, translating to MTSENAKRFFENHLGKKSSEFVTLAQSGSARVNFLAAAGTEKYIITYNENIPENESFLYYSQVFSDLSLNTPSILAVSEDRKMYIQEFLGQQTLSEVIAKDHLSPTVQSLVKQTLEKLYQLQMQTQGKIDFSRTFEYESYDELPVIHDLYYFKNFVADFLELEYNKSTLLKEFKKIAVLIENLEPKGIMIRDFQARNIMVNERNEVSFIDYQSAMKGPLTYDVISFLFQAKANFPDDFKQEMLQYYIEQFEDPETKVQLRNAVMPVQMMRFLQVLGAYGFRGLIQRKQHFIASLEQGIQNITQFADSWQQMNNYPELQKVIQQLTSEKAKQKIEEIINK from the coding sequence ATGACTTCTGAAAACGCAAAACGATTTTTTGAAAACCATTTAGGTAAAAAATCTTCCGAATTCGTCACATTAGCTCAAAGCGGATCCGCGAGGGTCAATTTTCTGGCCGCTGCCGGTACCGAGAAATACATTATCACGTACAATGAAAATATCCCGGAAAATGAAAGTTTTCTTTACTATTCCCAGGTATTCTCAGATCTGAGCCTTAATACTCCTTCCATCCTTGCTGTTTCAGAGGACAGAAAGATGTATATCCAGGAATTTTTGGGGCAGCAAACTCTTTCTGAGGTAATTGCAAAAGATCACTTGTCTCCCACTGTACAATCTTTGGTTAAGCAGACCTTAGAAAAGCTTTACCAACTGCAGATGCAGACGCAAGGTAAAATCGACTTTTCCAGAACCTTTGAATATGAAAGCTATGATGAGCTTCCTGTGATTCATGATTTGTATTATTTTAAAAATTTTGTCGCCGATTTTCTGGAGCTTGAATACAACAAGTCGACTCTCCTTAAAGAGTTCAAAAAAATTGCTGTACTTATTGAAAATCTTGAACCTAAAGGAATTATGATCCGCGATTTTCAGGCAAGAAATATCATGGTGAATGAAAGAAATGAGGTCTCTTTCATCGATTACCAATCGGCAATGAAAGGTCCGTTGACGTATGATGTCATCTCTTTTCTTTTTCAGGCTAAAGCTAATTTCCCGGACGATTTTAAACAGGAAATGCTGCAATATTATATTGAGCAGTTTGAAGATCCTGAAACAAAGGTTCAGTTAAGAAATGCAGTGATGCCTGTACAAATGATGCGATTTCTGCAAGTTTTGGGAGCCTACGGATTCCGGGGGCTGATCCAGAGGAAACAGCATTTCATAGCCAGTCTGGAGCAAGGAATTCAGAATATTACTCAATTTGCAGATTCATGGCAACAGATGAACAACTACCCGGAACTGCAGAAAGTAATTCAGCAACTGACATCAGAGAAGGCAAAGCAAAAAATTGAAGAAATAATAAATAAATAA
- a CDS encoding RNase adapter RapZ has translation MLHIEIHSFSYKKGGIPKDNSGNGGGFAFDCRGILNPGRVEEYKIQTGNDIGVQEYLETKTEMPKFLELVKSLVSINIDNYLERGFEHLQINFGCTGGQHRSVYCAIKIAEFIKEKYPEGTEITLQHDEQPQLNK, from the coding sequence ATGCTACACATCGAGATACACAGTTTTTCATACAAAAAAGGAGGAATCCCTAAAGACAATTCAGGCAATGGCGGAGGGTTCGCTTTCGACTGCCGTGGAATTTTAAATCCGGGAAGAGTTGAAGAATATAAAATCCAGACCGGAAATGACATAGGAGTTCAGGAATATCTGGAAACAAAAACGGAAATGCCAAAGTTTTTAGAACTGGTAAAATCTCTCGTTTCCATCAATATTGATAATTATTTAGAAAGAGGCTTTGAACATCTGCAGATTAATTTCGGATGCACAGGCGGACAGCACAGATCGGTATATTGTGCCATAAAAATTGCAGAATTTATCAAAGAAAAATATCCTGAAGGTACTGAAATCACCCTTCAACACGATGAACAACCGCAACTGAATAAATAA
- a CDS encoding NDP-sugar synthase, producing the protein MKALIFAAGKGTRLKPFTDHHPKALAKVNEVPLLERNINYLKSFGIKDFVINIHHFGEQIVDFLNKNNNFGCKIEISDETSELLETGGGLIFARKFLDHGEDFLIMNADILTDLNINALVEYHKKIKDFATLAVSDRESSRKLLFNDDMVLRGWLNVQTGEQRLAEFNKGFKALAFSGIHCINPVIFEKIKRTGKFSVMEEYLDLMQTEHIHGFVHDSILIDVGRPSSVIEAEKHFK; encoded by the coding sequence ATGAAAGCTCTAATTTTCGCAGCAGGGAAAGGTACCAGATTGAAACCTTTTACAGATCACCATCCGAAAGCTTTGGCAAAAGTGAATGAAGTTCCGCTTCTCGAAAGAAATATTAATTACCTTAAAAGCTTCGGAATAAAGGATTTTGTTATCAACATTCATCATTTCGGAGAACAAATTGTTGATTTCCTGAATAAAAACAATAATTTTGGATGCAAGATTGAAATCTCCGATGAGACCAGCGAACTGCTGGAAACGGGTGGCGGCTTGATATTTGCAAGAAAATTTCTTGATCACGGAGAAGATTTTTTAATCATGAACGCTGATATTCTCACCGACCTGAATATCAATGCTCTGGTGGAATACCACAAAAAGATAAAAGATTTTGCTACTTTAGCGGTTTCGGACAGAGAAAGTTCGAGAAAACTCCTTTTCAATGATGATATGGTTTTGAGAGGCTGGCTCAATGTGCAAACCGGAGAACAAAGGCTGGCTGAATTCAATAAAGGCTTTAAGGCCCTTGCTTTCAGTGGAATTCATTGTATCAATCCTGTCATCTTTGAAAAAATAAAAAGAACAGGCAAATTCTCTGTTATGGAAGAATATCTGGATCTGATGCAAACCGAGCACATACATGGTTTTGTACATGACAGCATTCTTATTGACGTTGGAAGACCATCATCCGTAATAGAAGCCGAAAAACACTTTAAATAA
- a CDS encoding TIGR00730 family Rossman fold protein, protein MEIDETRDESLINPELDINETKLHNSFRQKTWDETITKDSWMVFKVMAEFVDGYEKLAKIGPCVSIFGSARLKPENKYYEMAVDIAEKITKLGFGIITGGGPGIMEAGNKGAFNAKGKSIGLNIDLPFEQHFNPYINKSYSMNFDYFFVRKVMFVKYSQGFVVMPGGFGTLDELTEAMTLIQTNKIGKFPIVLVGSEFWGGLLDWFKATLLKEGMIAEDDLELYRVVDTADEAVAHIKAFYDKYSVNVNF, encoded by the coding sequence ATGGAAATTGATGAAACCAGAGATGAAAGCTTAATAAATCCGGAACTTGATATTAACGAAACAAAACTACATAACAGTTTCAGACAGAAAACCTGGGATGAAACAATCACCAAGGACAGCTGGATGGTCTTTAAGGTCATGGCTGAGTTTGTAGACGGCTATGAAAAACTGGCTAAAATCGGCCCATGTGTTTCTATATTTGGTTCTGCCCGACTGAAGCCGGAGAACAAATATTATGAAATGGCTGTAGATATTGCTGAAAAGATTACCAAGCTAGGTTTCGGAATCATTACCGGAGGCGGCCCGGGGATCATGGAAGCGGGGAATAAAGGAGCTTTTAATGCCAAAGGAAAATCTATAGGACTTAATATTGATCTGCCTTTTGAACAACATTTCAATCCTTATATCAATAAATCTTATTCCATGAATTTTGATTACTTTTTCGTGAGAAAAGTAATGTTTGTAAAATACTCTCAGGGATTCGTAGTAATGCCTGGAGGATTCGGAACGCTGGATGAACTCACGGAAGCGATGACACTGATTCAGACCAATAAAATTGGAAAATTTCCAATCGTTTTAGTGGGAAGCGAATTCTGGGGAGGATTACTGGATTGGTTTAAGGCAACTCTGTTAAAAGAAGGAATGATTGCCGAAGATGATCTTGAACTTTATCGTGTGGTAGATACTGCTGATGAGGCTGTAGCACATATTAAAGCTTTTTATGACAAATATTCTGTGAATGTAAATTTTTAA
- a CDS encoding DUF6702 family protein translates to MKKLLYISGILTFFVLMSFMYVDFFSSMTKVDYIDGSKTLKFTTKMNTSHISDAIKINPNTAGFEAEVKKYVNNNFDVFVNGSPKTITFTGSQVSGETVWVYFETGGVSDINTLKIKNTILLSAFPKQINIVNIAYKGSQKTMNFQRGKEVNEVSF, encoded by the coding sequence ATGAAAAAACTTTTATATATATCAGGAATTTTAACATTTTTTGTGTTAATGAGTTTTATGTATGTAGACTTTTTCTCTTCAATGACCAAAGTGGACTATATTGATGGAAGCAAGACATTGAAGTTTACCACAAAAATGAATACAAGCCATATCTCTGACGCTATTAAAATCAACCCTAATACGGCAGGATTTGAAGCAGAGGTAAAAAAATATGTGAACAATAATTTTGATGTATTTGTCAATGGCTCTCCTAAAACGATTACCTTCACAGGAAGTCAGGTCAGCGGAGAAACTGTATGGGTATATTTTGAAACCGGAGGTGTTTCGGATATCAATACCTTAAAGATTAAAAATACGATCCTTTTAAGCGCTTTTCCTAAGCAGATCAACATTGTCAACATTGCCTATAAAGGCAGCCAGAAAACAATGAATTTTCAGAGAGGAAAAGAAGTGAACGAGGTTTCTTTTTAA
- a CDS encoding inclusion body family protein, which produces MEDIELKSSSQEIDVLIVIDTDYVRSTYPNPSKDPNNPTGIDHNSQHMIVSNANAISGQGTADLNFSARAGDIVSFRGTSIYQNSDDAVIIYNIKYWSGDQVFNSFMYNSVERRQAAVPNLNSQNGLPAASADITFASIDSKVKATGTENFYVQFGLYILDPNDSNKQILYGYFYWDPTITVK; this is translated from the coding sequence ATGGAAGATATAGAACTAAAATCATCCAGTCAGGAAATTGATGTCCTGATCGTTATTGACACAGATTATGTAAGATCTACTTATCCAAATCCAAGTAAGGATCCTAATAATCCTACAGGAATTGATCATAACAGCCAGCATATGATCGTTTCAAATGCCAACGCTATTTCCGGACAGGGCACAGCTGATCTGAACTTCAGTGCGAGAGCCGGAGATATAGTTTCTTTCAGAGGAACATCAATCTATCAAAATTCTGATGATGCTGTGATCATCTACAATATTAAATACTGGTCCGGTGATCAGGTTTTTAACAGCTTTATGTACAATTCTGTTGAAAGAAGACAGGCTGCGGTACCTAATTTAAATTCTCAAAACGGTCTTCCTGCCGCCAGCGCTGATATTACTTTTGCGAGTATCGATTCTAAAGTAAAAGCTACAGGAACAGAGAATTTCTATGTACAGTTTGGACTTTATATTTTAGATCCGAATGACAGTAACAAACAGATTCTGTACGGTTACTTTTACTGGGATCCAACGATTACGGTTAAATAA